From Coffea arabica cultivar ET-39 chromosome 2e, Coffea Arabica ET-39 HiFi, whole genome shotgun sequence, the proteins below share one genomic window:
- the LOC113732503 gene encoding probable plastid-lipid-associated protein 10, chloroplastic isoform X3 codes for MDVIAFPVCSAAVIRAVPFKKSLVPTPNSSTNVHHQKVVHYSATVGLSPRRDAETELEDKKYELLGVIRDTQRGLVTTADQRSVIEEALVSVEAFDAGEAIDLGELDGTWRLQYTSAPDVLILFESAARLPFFQVGQIFQKFECRDESNGGVVRNIVKWSIPSLLEEQEGATLLVSAKFSVVSSRNIYLQFEEIALNNINISEELQALIAPAILPRSFISFQILQFIRAFKAEFPVRNPGRTSVGGLYYLSYLDKNMLLGRAVGGGGVFVFTRAQAIVL; via the exons ATGGATGTAATTGCTTTTCCCGTGTGTTCTGCAGCAGTAATTAGGGCTGTACCATTCAAAAAGTCTCTGGTACCAACTCCAAACTCTTCTACCAATGTGCACCATCAAAAAGTGGTCCATTATTCGGCAACTGTAGGGCTGTCTCCTAGAAGG GATGCTGAAACTGAACTGGAAGACAAGAAGTATGAATTGCTTGGAGTCATCCGGGACACTCAACGCGGACTTGTGACAACTGCCGACCAGCGCTCTGTAATTGAGGAAGCTCTA GTGAGCGTGGAAGCTTTTGATGCAGGTGAAGCCATTGACTTGGGTGAGTTGGATGGGACATGGCGTCTGCAATACACATCTGCTCCTGATGTCCTCATTCTTTTTGAGTCAGCTGCAAGGCTTCCCTTCTTTCAG GTCGGccagatttttcaaaaatttgaatGCCGGGATGAATCCAATGGAGGAGTAGTACGTAATATTGTGAAGTGGAGTATTCCAAGTTTGTTGGAG GAGCAAGAAGGTGCAACTTTGCTTGTCTCTGCCAAATTCTCTGTTGTTTCGTCGCGCAACATTTATCTTCAGTTTGAAGAG ATAGCTCTTAACAACATAAATATTAGTGAAGAATTGCAAGCTCTGATAGCTCCAGCAATACTACCGAGGTCATTTATTAGCTTCCAG ATCTTACAGTTCATCCGAGCTTTCAAAGCTGAATTTCCTGTGAGAAACCCAGGAAG GACTTCTGTGGGAGGTCTGTATTACCTATCGTATCTGGACAAGAATATGCTTTTAGGTCGTGCTGTTGGAGGTGGGGGGGTTTTTGTATTCACTAGAGCTCAAGCAATTGTATTATAA
- the LOC113732503 gene encoding probable plastid-lipid-associated protein 10, chloroplastic isoform X7, which yields MDVIAFPVCSAAVIRAVPFKKSLDAETELEDKKYELLGVIRDTQRGLVTTADQRSVIEEALVSVEAFDAGEAIDLGELDGTWRLQYTSAPDVLILFESAARLPFFQVGQIFQKFECRDESNGGVVRNIVKWSIPSLLEEQEGATLLVSAKFSVVSSRNIYLQFEEIALNNINISEELQALIAPAILPRSFISFQILQFIRAFKAEFPVRNPGRTSVGGLYYLSYLDKNMLLGRAVGGGGVFVFTRAQAIVL from the exons ATGGATGTAATTGCTTTTCCCGTGTGTTCTGCAGCAGTAATTAGGGCTGTACCATTCAAAAAGTCTCTG GATGCTGAAACTGAACTGGAAGACAAGAAGTATGAATTGCTTGGAGTCATCCGGGACACTCAACGCGGACTTGTGACAACTGCCGACCAGCGCTCTGTAATTGAGGAAGCTCTA GTGAGCGTGGAAGCTTTTGATGCAGGTGAAGCCATTGACTTGGGTGAGTTGGATGGGACATGGCGTCTGCAATACACATCTGCTCCTGATGTCCTCATTCTTTTTGAGTCAGCTGCAAGGCTTCCCTTCTTTCAG GTCGGccagatttttcaaaaatttgaatGCCGGGATGAATCCAATGGAGGAGTAGTACGTAATATTGTGAAGTGGAGTATTCCAAGTTTGTTGGAG GAGCAAGAAGGTGCAACTTTGCTTGTCTCTGCCAAATTCTCTGTTGTTTCGTCGCGCAACATTTATCTTCAGTTTGAAGAG ATAGCTCTTAACAACATAAATATTAGTGAAGAATTGCAAGCTCTGATAGCTCCAGCAATACTACCGAGGTCATTTATTAGCTTCCAG ATCTTACAGTTCATCCGAGCTTTCAAAGCTGAATTTCCTGTGAGAAACCCAGGAAG GACTTCTGTGGGAGGTCTGTATTACCTATCGTATCTGGACAAGAATATGCTTTTAGGTCGTGCTGTTGGAGGTGGGGGGGTTTTTGTATTCACTAGAGCTCAAGCAATTGTATTATAA
- the LOC113732503 gene encoding probable plastid-lipid-associated protein 10, chloroplastic isoform X5, with the protein MDVIAFPVCSAAVIRAVPFKKSLVPTPNSSTNVHHQKVVHYSATDAETELEDKKYELLGVIRDTQRGLVTTADQRSVIEEALVSVEAFDAGEAIDLGELDGTWRLQYTSAPDVLILFESAARLPFFQVGQIFQKFECRDESNGGVVRNIVKWSIPSLLEEQEGATLLVSAKFSVVSSRNIYLQFEEIALNNINISEELQALIAPAILPRSFISFQILQFIRAFKAEFPVRNPGRTSVGGLYYLSYLDKNMLLGRAVGGGGVFVFTRAQAIVL; encoded by the exons ATGGATGTAATTGCTTTTCCCGTGTGTTCTGCAGCAGTAATTAGGGCTGTACCATTCAAAAAGTCTCTGGTACCAACTCCAAACTCTTCTACCAATGTGCACCATCAAAAAGTGGTCCATTATTCGGCAACT GATGCTGAAACTGAACTGGAAGACAAGAAGTATGAATTGCTTGGAGTCATCCGGGACACTCAACGCGGACTTGTGACAACTGCCGACCAGCGCTCTGTAATTGAGGAAGCTCTA GTGAGCGTGGAAGCTTTTGATGCAGGTGAAGCCATTGACTTGGGTGAGTTGGATGGGACATGGCGTCTGCAATACACATCTGCTCCTGATGTCCTCATTCTTTTTGAGTCAGCTGCAAGGCTTCCCTTCTTTCAG GTCGGccagatttttcaaaaatttgaatGCCGGGATGAATCCAATGGAGGAGTAGTACGTAATATTGTGAAGTGGAGTATTCCAAGTTTGTTGGAG GAGCAAGAAGGTGCAACTTTGCTTGTCTCTGCCAAATTCTCTGTTGTTTCGTCGCGCAACATTTATCTTCAGTTTGAAGAG ATAGCTCTTAACAACATAAATATTAGTGAAGAATTGCAAGCTCTGATAGCTCCAGCAATACTACCGAGGTCATTTATTAGCTTCCAG ATCTTACAGTTCATCCGAGCTTTCAAAGCTGAATTTCCTGTGAGAAACCCAGGAAG GACTTCTGTGGGAGGTCTGTATTACCTATCGTATCTGGACAAGAATATGCTTTTAGGTCGTGCTGTTGGAGGTGGGGGGGTTTTTGTATTCACTAGAGCTCAAGCAATTGTATTATAA
- the LOC113732503 gene encoding probable plastid-lipid-associated protein 10, chloroplastic isoform X6, giving the protein MPGDIFSGFHTDVSRSRLAQKMDVIAFPVCSAAVIRAVPFKKSLDAETELEDKKYELLGVIRDTQRGLVTTADQRSVIEEALVSVEAFDAGEAIDLGELDGTWRLQYTSAPDVLILFESAARLPFFQVGQIFQKFECRDESNGGVVRNIVKWSIPSLLEEQEGATLLVSAKFSVVSSRNIYLQFEEIALNNINISEELQALIAPAILPRSFISFQILQFIRAFKAEFPVRNPGRTSVGGLYYLSYLDKNMLLGRAVGGGGVFVFTRAQAIVL; this is encoded by the exons ATGCCAGGTGACATATTCAGTGGTTTTCATACAGATGTGAGCAGAAGTAGATTGGCCCAGAAAATGGATGTAATTGCTTTTCCCGTGTGTTCTGCAGCAGTAATTAGGGCTGTACCATTCAAAAAGTCTCTG GATGCTGAAACTGAACTGGAAGACAAGAAGTATGAATTGCTTGGAGTCATCCGGGACACTCAACGCGGACTTGTGACAACTGCCGACCAGCGCTCTGTAATTGAGGAAGCTCTA GTGAGCGTGGAAGCTTTTGATGCAGGTGAAGCCATTGACTTGGGTGAGTTGGATGGGACATGGCGTCTGCAATACACATCTGCTCCTGATGTCCTCATTCTTTTTGAGTCAGCTGCAAGGCTTCCCTTCTTTCAG GTCGGccagatttttcaaaaatttgaatGCCGGGATGAATCCAATGGAGGAGTAGTACGTAATATTGTGAAGTGGAGTATTCCAAGTTTGTTGGAG GAGCAAGAAGGTGCAACTTTGCTTGTCTCTGCCAAATTCTCTGTTGTTTCGTCGCGCAACATTTATCTTCAGTTTGAAGAG ATAGCTCTTAACAACATAAATATTAGTGAAGAATTGCAAGCTCTGATAGCTCCAGCAATACTACCGAGGTCATTTATTAGCTTCCAG ATCTTACAGTTCATCCGAGCTTTCAAAGCTGAATTTCCTGTGAGAAACCCAGGAAG GACTTCTGTGGGAGGTCTGTATTACCTATCGTATCTGGACAAGAATATGCTTTTAGGTCGTGCTGTTGGAGGTGGGGGGGTTTTTGTATTCACTAGAGCTCAAGCAATTGTATTATAA
- the LOC113732503 gene encoding probable plastid-lipid-associated protein 10, chloroplastic isoform X2, whose translation MPGDIFSGFHTDVSRSRLAQKMDVIAFPVCSAAVIRAVPFKKSLVPTPNSSTNVHHQKVVHYSATDAETELEDKKYELLGVIRDTQRGLVTTADQRSVIEEALVSVEAFDAGEAIDLGELDGTWRLQYTSAPDVLILFESAARLPFFQVGQIFQKFECRDESNGGVVRNIVKWSIPSLLEEQEGATLLVSAKFSVVSSRNIYLQFEEIALNNINISEELQALIAPAILPRSFISFQILQFIRAFKAEFPVRNPGRTSVGGLYYLSYLDKNMLLGRAVGGGGVFVFTRAQAIVL comes from the exons ATGCCAGGTGACATATTCAGTGGTTTTCATACAGATGTGAGCAGAAGTAGATTGGCCCAGAAAATGGATGTAATTGCTTTTCCCGTGTGTTCTGCAGCAGTAATTAGGGCTGTACCATTCAAAAAGTCTCTGGTACCAACTCCAAACTCTTCTACCAATGTGCACCATCAAAAAGTGGTCCATTATTCGGCAACT GATGCTGAAACTGAACTGGAAGACAAGAAGTATGAATTGCTTGGAGTCATCCGGGACACTCAACGCGGACTTGTGACAACTGCCGACCAGCGCTCTGTAATTGAGGAAGCTCTA GTGAGCGTGGAAGCTTTTGATGCAGGTGAAGCCATTGACTTGGGTGAGTTGGATGGGACATGGCGTCTGCAATACACATCTGCTCCTGATGTCCTCATTCTTTTTGAGTCAGCTGCAAGGCTTCCCTTCTTTCAG GTCGGccagatttttcaaaaatttgaatGCCGGGATGAATCCAATGGAGGAGTAGTACGTAATATTGTGAAGTGGAGTATTCCAAGTTTGTTGGAG GAGCAAGAAGGTGCAACTTTGCTTGTCTCTGCCAAATTCTCTGTTGTTTCGTCGCGCAACATTTATCTTCAGTTTGAAGAG ATAGCTCTTAACAACATAAATATTAGTGAAGAATTGCAAGCTCTGATAGCTCCAGCAATACTACCGAGGTCATTTATTAGCTTCCAG ATCTTACAGTTCATCCGAGCTTTCAAAGCTGAATTTCCTGTGAGAAACCCAGGAAG GACTTCTGTGGGAGGTCTGTATTACCTATCGTATCTGGACAAGAATATGCTTTTAGGTCGTGCTGTTGGAGGTGGGGGGGTTTTTGTATTCACTAGAGCTCAAGCAATTGTATTATAA
- the LOC113732503 gene encoding probable plastid-lipid-associated protein 10, chloroplastic isoform X1, with translation MPGDIFSGFHTDVSRSRLAQKMDVIAFPVCSAAVIRAVPFKKSLVPTPNSSTNVHHQKVVHYSATVGLSPRRDAETELEDKKYELLGVIRDTQRGLVTTADQRSVIEEALVSVEAFDAGEAIDLGELDGTWRLQYTSAPDVLILFESAARLPFFQVGQIFQKFECRDESNGGVVRNIVKWSIPSLLEEQEGATLLVSAKFSVVSSRNIYLQFEEIALNNINISEELQALIAPAILPRSFISFQILQFIRAFKAEFPVRNPGRTSVGGLYYLSYLDKNMLLGRAVGGGGVFVFTRAQAIVL, from the exons ATGCCAGGTGACATATTCAGTGGTTTTCATACAGATGTGAGCAGAAGTAGATTGGCCCAGAAAATGGATGTAATTGCTTTTCCCGTGTGTTCTGCAGCAGTAATTAGGGCTGTACCATTCAAAAAGTCTCTGGTACCAACTCCAAACTCTTCTACCAATGTGCACCATCAAAAAGTGGTCCATTATTCGGCAACTGTAGGGCTGTCTCCTAGAAGG GATGCTGAAACTGAACTGGAAGACAAGAAGTATGAATTGCTTGGAGTCATCCGGGACACTCAACGCGGACTTGTGACAACTGCCGACCAGCGCTCTGTAATTGAGGAAGCTCTA GTGAGCGTGGAAGCTTTTGATGCAGGTGAAGCCATTGACTTGGGTGAGTTGGATGGGACATGGCGTCTGCAATACACATCTGCTCCTGATGTCCTCATTCTTTTTGAGTCAGCTGCAAGGCTTCCCTTCTTTCAG GTCGGccagatttttcaaaaatttgaatGCCGGGATGAATCCAATGGAGGAGTAGTACGTAATATTGTGAAGTGGAGTATTCCAAGTTTGTTGGAG GAGCAAGAAGGTGCAACTTTGCTTGTCTCTGCCAAATTCTCTGTTGTTTCGTCGCGCAACATTTATCTTCAGTTTGAAGAG ATAGCTCTTAACAACATAAATATTAGTGAAGAATTGCAAGCTCTGATAGCTCCAGCAATACTACCGAGGTCATTTATTAGCTTCCAG ATCTTACAGTTCATCCGAGCTTTCAAAGCTGAATTTCCTGTGAGAAACCCAGGAAG GACTTCTGTGGGAGGTCTGTATTACCTATCGTATCTGGACAAGAATATGCTTTTAGGTCGTGCTGTTGGAGGTGGGGGGGTTTTTGTATTCACTAGAGCTCAAGCAATTGTATTATAA
- the LOC113732503 gene encoding probable plastid-lipid-associated protein 10, chloroplastic isoform X4 codes for MPGDIFSGFHTDVSRSRLAQKMDVIAFPVCSAAVIRAVPFKKSLVPTPNSSTNVHHQKVVHYSATVGLSPRRDAETELEDKKYELLGVIRDTQRGLVTTADQRSVIEEALVSVEAFDAGEAIDLGELDGTWRLQYTSAPDVLILFESAARLPFFQVGQIFQKFECRDESNGGVVRNIVKWSIPSLLEEQEGATLLVSAKFSVVSSRNIYLQFEEIALNNINISEELQALIAPAILPRSFISFQDFCGRSVLPIVSGQEYAFRSCCWRWGGFCIH; via the exons ATGCCAGGTGACATATTCAGTGGTTTTCATACAGATGTGAGCAGAAGTAGATTGGCCCAGAAAATGGATGTAATTGCTTTTCCCGTGTGTTCTGCAGCAGTAATTAGGGCTGTACCATTCAAAAAGTCTCTGGTACCAACTCCAAACTCTTCTACCAATGTGCACCATCAAAAAGTGGTCCATTATTCGGCAACTGTAGGGCTGTCTCCTAGAAGG GATGCTGAAACTGAACTGGAAGACAAGAAGTATGAATTGCTTGGAGTCATCCGGGACACTCAACGCGGACTTGTGACAACTGCCGACCAGCGCTCTGTAATTGAGGAAGCTCTA GTGAGCGTGGAAGCTTTTGATGCAGGTGAAGCCATTGACTTGGGTGAGTTGGATGGGACATGGCGTCTGCAATACACATCTGCTCCTGATGTCCTCATTCTTTTTGAGTCAGCTGCAAGGCTTCCCTTCTTTCAG GTCGGccagatttttcaaaaatttgaatGCCGGGATGAATCCAATGGAGGAGTAGTACGTAATATTGTGAAGTGGAGTATTCCAAGTTTGTTGGAG GAGCAAGAAGGTGCAACTTTGCTTGTCTCTGCCAAATTCTCTGTTGTTTCGTCGCGCAACATTTATCTTCAGTTTGAAGAG ATAGCTCTTAACAACATAAATATTAGTGAAGAATTGCAAGCTCTGATAGCTCCAGCAATACTACCGAGGTCATTTATTAGCTTCCAG GACTTCTGTGGGAGGTCTGTATTACCTATCGTATCTGGACAAGAATATGCTTTTAGGTCGTGCTGTTGGAGGTGGGGGGGTTTTTGTATTCACTAG